A segment of the Polyodon spathula isolate WHYD16114869_AA chromosome 14, ASM1765450v1, whole genome shotgun sequence genome:
ttcccctttcgttatactatttacagtgttttgaatacagccgtctgAAAGACTGGTGTGGGGCTTCTAGTTATGATTATATCTCCGGGTCTTCTAGTGTTAAGTCAACCATAAACATTATTCAAGAATCAATTCACCTGTAGAAGCCGTCACTTGACAGATTCAGATGTCCACTGAGCAAGGAAACTTGCAACAGTTGACCATGGCAAAGAACATGGAATAGGTTGCACCGTTTTAGCGTCATATTGGGGTGCTGTCCTAGTATGTATTAAAGTGCTCAACGTGACCACCATTTATTTCCAGAATCACTTAAAGGAACAGTAAACGCATCATACAAGGGGATATCTTCTTCCTGTCATGGTCTACTGTTGCAATATGCATAGTTATATACTGCTCTATTGTTCCTATTTCCCCGCATACATAAACTAGTACAATTTGTTAAACTACCAACACGGCAAGCAAACTAGTCCTGGCAATCTTCTGCATGCAATAGTCTTTCTGCATTGTCTCACCTGGATGTGTTTCTGTAGTTTTTGCAAAGCTTCTTCTGCCTCTTCAAAAGTATCATCTAGAGCCAGTGCTTTTCTGTATAACCCTTCAGCAGTTACCAGTTGTTCTTCCTCTTCCACCCTATCAAATCCAGTAATAACAGAATTAGGAAAGGGGGCTCACTAATTGAAAGTAAAGATAAGTAATGTACTACATACATACAGTTACAATAAAGCACTGTCTTGGCAGGAGGAACAGTTCTCAGGACTTATCTAAGAGACATTCTAAATAAAAAGATCTTACCACTAGGGGTAATATAATTACTGAAGAAAATATAAGTTTAGTACCAACACCAACCTAATTAGAATtggacattaaataaataaataaataaataaatgctcaaCTTACTGGCCTCCTCTTTGCACTAATGTTTGGCATAAGTATTTTCTGGCATTTCTGTGCGTTGGACAGCTCTCTAATGCCAGTTCAAAGTCTTCTATAGCTTTATTCAAACTACCCTTCGTAGCATATCTGaccaaaaaagaacacaaaacacaacaggtcatccttgaccttgtttaaaatgtatgattaGCCAATTATAAATGGCTTAATTAGGGGttaaattggttttaaaaggctgttccaattcagaaagaaaaacaaaaaacaaaaaaatcagaaacatacagtatgtatgagggttaaaaaaaacaaacaccaggaAACAAAACTCTCTGGAAATACTTACAAAGCCCCACGTGCTACCAATGCTTCCACATTGTTTGGATCAATTTCCAAGCCTTTATTGTATTCATTCATCGCCTCAACATGTCGCCCCGATTTAAAATGACCCACTCCAATCTTTACACTAGAGGAAATGCAAGGTAAACCTCAAATatacaacatacaatatatcaGCAATCCATCTATCCATCACAAGAGCATACTACACTTCTTACCATCATACCAGTAAGGgctatggattattattattttatttatttttttaatcagcaatATTAAACTGCATTACTGCACACAAAGAGTTAAAAAGCACGAATTGCAGCATTTCaaatcatacaaataaaacataccaTTTTAATGCCCAAGATGCTGACTGCTTTTTTCTAATAGATGTTGCATAATCTTCTTTTAAGAAgtttttgctgttaaaaaaaaaaaaaaataataaaaacatagaaaatgcTACTGTACTTAGTTTGTATATGGACATATACAGATGGTAAAGAACACCATATTCTTACGTTTGCAATCCCCTCATCAGTGAAGCAGGATTGGTTTCACTAATTCCTAGTTTCCCCAAGAGAAACTCTACTGTGGATGGATTTGCAAAACCCAGTGTGTGTTCCAAGACCTTCTCGTAGGTTTCTGTAGTGCTGCCGGCCACTGCAACACTCCGACTAGTCGTGCAAACAAATGAGTGCAAGATTAACATAATCAATTTAACAGACATACAATACACTTCTAGGTTTGATGAACGCTTGATGAATCAGCTAATGTACTGAGCACTACCTTTTCTCCCAATGTAAACTCAGAGCTTTTTACGTGAGTATATTCAGTTCAAACATAAAGGGAGATTAAACTGTGGCTGGATGCATCAATCGATAAGTCCATTATATTGTTTTATCAGCAGGTACATTGTtgcaggagattttaattgtgtaatgGATTATTTTCGCGCTTTTACTCGACACCAATCAACATGAAAAGGCATAGTCCCAGCCTTAGTGGTGATCCATACATTACATAAAACAATGCTGTTTTATGGCATTATACCTTTAAATAGTTTGAGAAAAATATTTCTGTACAGTTTAGAATATATAAAATTCTTCTAGACTTCCAAAGCCTCACCTGTAATGGGCAGGCATATCATCAACACCTATAACTCCAAGTTTTAGATGTGAAAAGGATGGAGGAACAGAAGAAGGCTGCAATGAAATAGTCAGTTTTTCATGGTAACGGTCAACGTCCTTTACTCCAGCtaatgtgggggaaaaaaacaaaaaaatgaatgtatttacaaacaaatatacaAGCAGGTGTTTCCCCTTTATCcaagttatatatattatattatatatctcatACCTTGAATTAGATCTCCATTTTGATAATATGAAAGAGGGTCATCATGGTTACCATGGGTAGGCACATCCCTTAATGGACATAGGGCCTGAATTTAAAGAAACATGGGGTTGTTTTAAGTAGAAGTTATTACCACAATAAcaggagttaaaaaaataaacaacttaaacaTGTCAACCACATTACTCTGtataacaatactgtatatttctaCTGTGTCCACAATTTTTACAAAGATAACCTTTGATGCTTTAAAACAGCTTACTGTTATTTCCAGATCCTCAATATATCTCCCCAGACCTCCGCTTAAACAGATCAAAGTAACAAAGAATCCAAATTCTCGTATGGAGTTAATACGTGCGATCACAACATCCCCACGTTCAATATCTCGAAAAAACAGGTTTCTCCTGTCGTCGCCAGGGACCTCCATGAACTGTTCCAGAGGTGGCATAACTGCATACATATCTAGAAACAAACCACAGTTATGATAATAGATTTTCATCATTAACAAAACACATATGcaagggttatttttttaaaaagaaatttcaGCAAAGAAAACTTTTGTTAGCAAATCTAATTCACATTAccttcagtctcttctttaactGAAGGCGTGCTGGACTGCCATGACGGAGAAAATAGGAGGTCTGCTTTCTTTGCAATAAATTGCTGAACAGCAACATTCTCAACTTTACTCTCTTTTCTGTGAAAGGAAAAACATACTACAAATTCTGAATCCTGTGTGCAGTTCATCATTTAATGTGAAGCCAGCACACTGAGACGTTTCCTAAAATACACAAGGTCTGTTTTAATAGACTGAATACAACGATTGCCTCTCTATAGCAGTTTATTAGTGAGAAAGTAAGGCATTACTGTAATTTGATTACATTTGTTAGTAACCTGTAACTGTAATGGTTTATTTTTCAGACAAGTAACAAACTATGGAAATGCAGTACATTTACCTGAAAAAACATGGTAGTTACTTTAAGTTACATTTAGAATAAAAAAGTACTAAGGCtaatgcataaaatgaaaattacaCAGCGCTTAAAACATTTAATGCCAAATGTTACATGTCACAATTGTTTTTTATATCACCTTGCCAgcagtaactatttgtaactgtaattatACACACCCCGGTAATACAATTAAACACGGTTAACGCATACCTGTATTGTACAGTTCTTGACAAGTCTCCAGCAATGCACTGGAAAGCTGGGTTTTCCTGCTGCTCACATTTTAAAAGGGAGAACAGGGTATGCCCATGGTAACCCACAGACTGGCGTAGAAGATCTCTATCCATCTTGAAGTTCACAGTATCCCATTACATCTAAACTTGTTTCACCTTTtgggaatttatatatatatataaattagttgtACCCGCACTTAAACACACTTTATGGCGTTTCTGATATAATGGTTTGAATACCAACACACAT
Coding sequences within it:
- the LOC121326831 gene encoding tetratricopeptide repeat protein 14-like isoform X1, which encodes MDRDLLRQSVGYHGHTLFSLLKCEQQENPAFQCIAGDLSRTVQYRKESKVENVAVQQFIAKKADLLFSPSWQSSTPSVKEETEDMYAVMPPLEQFMEVPGDDRRNLFFRDIERGDVVIARINSIREFGFFVTLICLSGGLGRYIEDLEITALCPLRDVPTHGNHDDPLSYYQNGDLIQAGVKDVDRYHEKLTISLQPSSVPPSFSHLKLGVIGVDDMPAHYSRSVAVAGSTTETYEKVLEHTLGFANPSTVEFLLGKLGISETNPASLMRGLQTKNFLKEDYATSIRKKQSASWALKCVKIGVGHFKSGRHVEAMNEYNKGLEIDPNNVEALVARGALYATKGSLNKAIEDFELALESCPTHRNARKYLCQTLVQRGGQVEEEEQLVTAEGLYRKALALDDTFEEAEEALQKLQKHIQKSLKLKEESAKEEKDMSKNVETSAEKLRKLLKEEKRYILYSLFYPMEPNDKISFNLPGQNGNSDVLFVYFG
- the LOC121326831 gene encoding tetratricopeptide repeat protein 14-like isoform X2 translates to MDRDLLRQSVGYHGHTLFSLLKCEQQENPAFQCIAGDLSRTVQYRKESKVENVAVQQFIAKKADLLFSPSWQSSTPSVKEETEDMYAVMPPLEQFMEVPGDDRRNLFFRDIERGDVVIARINSIREFGFFVTLICLSGGLGRYIEDLEITALCPLRDVPTHGNHDDPLSYYQNGDLIQAGVKDVDRYHEKLTISLQPSSVPPSFSHLKLGVIGVDDMPAHYSRSVAVAGSTTETYEKVLEHTLGFANPSTVEFLLGKLGISETNPASLMRGLQTKNFLKEDYATSIRKKQSASWALKCVKIGVGHFKSGRHVEAMNEYNKGLEIDPNNVEALVARGALYATKGSLNKAIEDFELALESCPTHRNARKYLCQTLVQRGGQVEEEEQLVTAEGLYRKALALDDTFEEAEEALQKLQKHIQKSLKLKEESAKEEKDMSKNVETSAEKLRKLLKEEKRRKRKRKRSSSSSDASLSSSRKKSKKRKKHSVSSHSRKKRSHRSSSNEDKTFNSKEEWYPPPANTSASFMNQKQDMAKLLEGNVGSVEQKSQVKGKRHNLSMSSSSVEILDDGEGRSEESIESFRIAKFQAGSSRDKSQCSIDGDSRHPTSKSHHRVSSGKEGEVDLYSKRQDQESGIHQGLHGSAEKSSHRKNYSSSAGSEYSHRSDKYGYARRDFSSQDRSCSRNVESGDKQEEYKTREGVSKVKPKGEENVQSRGRSQNGKESAATGTADKNLPSNLLNIFSQIAQFEKEKCSKQKQ